In Fodinibius saliphilus, a genomic segment contains:
- the pstB gene encoding phosphate ABC transporter ATP-binding protein PstB, whose translation MDSKTQNYKLHAKNVDVFYDDFKAINNISLGILEKSITAFIGPSGCGKSTFLRLFNRMNDYIDGFSMNGNILLDDKNIYDPDVKVEELRKTVGMVFQKPNPFPKSIYENVAYGLRIQGIKDEDFIEERVITSLKQATLFSEIEDNLDKSALSLSGGQQQRLCIARALAVKPSVLLMDEPTSALDPISSGKIEDLVHELKKNYTIVIVTHNMQQAGRVSDNTAFLYMGSLIEYGDTQKIFTNPEKDRTQNYITGRFG comes from the coding sequence ATGGATTCCAAGACCCAAAATTATAAACTGCATGCCAAAAATGTAGATGTTTTTTATGACGATTTTAAGGCTATTAATAATATTAGCCTTGGGATTCTCGAAAAATCAATTACTGCTTTTATTGGTCCCTCGGGATGTGGTAAATCCACTTTTTTGCGGTTGTTCAATCGTATGAACGATTATATAGATGGATTTAGCATGAACGGGAATATTTTACTGGATGATAAAAACATCTATGATCCCGATGTGAAGGTAGAAGAACTTAGAAAGACGGTAGGTATGGTGTTCCAGAAACCGAACCCATTTCCAAAGTCAATTTATGAAAATGTAGCCTATGGCCTGCGAATACAGGGTATTAAGGATGAGGATTTCATTGAAGAACGTGTTATTACTTCACTAAAACAGGCAACTCTATTCAGTGAAATTGAGGATAATTTAGACAAATCTGCTTTATCTCTTTCTGGAGGACAGCAACAGCGCCTATGTATTGCCCGGGCCCTGGCCGTAAAACCTTCTGTACTGTTGATGGATGAACCCACTTCGGCATTAGATCCCATTTCATCCGGGAAGATTGAAGATCTGGTTCACGAGCTAAAAAAGAATTATACTATTGTAATTGTTACGCATAATATGCAACAAGCGGGTCGAGTTAGTGATAATACGGCATTTTTGTATATGGGATCGCTTATTGAGTATGGTGATACTCAAAAGATATTTACCAATCCCGAAAAAGACCGAACCCAAAACTACATCACTGGTCGATTTGGATAA